Below is a window of Zymoseptoria tritici IPO323 chromosome 12, whole genome shotgun sequence DNA.
GTCCGCCTCTGGTAGAAGATGGCTTTCTAGCCACACACCACGTCCGATCTTAGCACCCAGTGTGCGCATCCAAAGAGACAGGACTGGCGTTCCATAGAATTTGTCAATGAATGGCACCACCAGAGACTGCACGAAAGTGTCCGATAGCTCGTTTCGCCACACGAAATGACTCCAAAGAGGGTTTTGCTGGCCTGCACCAACGAACGGCGTAATGATCCACTTGGCAGCCGTGGTAATGATACACGCAATCAATGCAGCTGCGAGCACGAACCCGCCGCTGGCGAGGATAGCCCAGCCCACTCCATGTTTCACGAGCATGTAGAGGTTCCCAAGGCTGACCAACGTGGTCAACATTCCGAGAAAGAGCAAAGGCAACAACCTCCAGACCTCCACCGATGCTCGGGCAATTTTCAATCGAAGCGGCGGGTTGAAGGTCAACTTGCTGTCCACGCATGATTCGGCCTGACGTGGAAGCGATATTGGTGGCCTGCCGAGCCATGAAGAACCAGGAGACATCTGCGCCTCATCAGGAGCAGTGCCATGAACGCCAATTAAAACACGTTCGGGAACATTCGTGCCAGACTTGACCAGTCCAGTATTACCGATAAAGGTCTTCTCGCCGATTGTCGTTGTACCAAGTACAATGCCGCCCGATTGCAGCTCGTACGGCGATACCAGAACATCGTCCGCGAGGAAGGCGTTGTCATGAACCCGAAGGAGGCACGGGATCGGGACGACCGTCGAGATCTCCACATTATGTCCGATACGAGCGCCCAACAATCGGAGCCAGACTGGCGTGGCCAGGCTTGCGTAGAGAGGGAACAATATGGTTCGTGCGTCCAACATCAATACTCGTGTGAGCCAGGCGGCCCATGCTGCACGACTGTGCCACGAGTGTGTACCGGGAGTCATGGCAAGACTGGCCAGCCGGACCAAGAGCACAACGGACGTAGCGTAGATCACAAGGCCCACCACCGTCCCGGGCAAGGCCATTATGATGAAGCCGAGGTTGAGCTGTCGGAAATTGCCCCAGTCGGGAGTGACGGCTGCGGCGAGACCGAAGATTGGTAGAACCATTATCACGACCAGGGCGTCCAGAAGTAGCAGAGTCATCGTGTGTCGCAGGCCTGTGAAGAATGGCTCTCTTGGGAGCTCTGCTGAGAGATCGGTTGGTATCGCGCCGGGAGGAGCATCTACCATGCCTTGAGCGCACGTCCCGGGCTGGACATCTGCGAGTGGCGCCAAGATTGTGTCGGGCATGAGCATGGCGCGAGTACCCACTCGTGAGCCTTGCCCGAGAGTGATGGAGCCGATATGCAGCATATCGCCATCGAGCCACCATCCTGCAATGTCGGCCTCCGGCTCCACCACTGCGCCTCGGCTGAATGTTCCAAGACCTGTCACAGGTGGCAGAGCATGCATCTGCACTCTCTCTTCGACACGACATCCCAGCATTCGAGCATACAGCCGTGCCCAGAAAGTTCCAGCGATATTTTGAAGCCGACCAGTTGCTACGATGCGTTCCGCTGCCCACAGCCGAATGTGAGTAAGTCCACCGCGAGCATAGGTACCAGGCGAGAGTCCGAGTGTAAGAGGTCTTACAAGGAGTACAGTGACCAGCATTCGTCCTGGTACCGTGATGAAGAGAATGTAGAGAACAATCCCCACTGCCCAATCGACGTTGTGCTGTGCGGCCCACGAATCCGCAGGGAGCCGGAGGTTGGAGAACTTCTTCGTCAAGAGTAGGATCGAAACGCCGCGGAAGCCTTCGAAGATAAGGAGGACGAACAGAAAGGGcagttggaggaggaatgtCCACCAGGGTACCGGCTTGACCTGGCGTGTCTCCTGCATGGGTCCAGTGAGCTCGTCAAGACGGGCGGACATTGCCTCCAAGGTCGGTCGTTCATAAATATCCGCAACGGACATGGCCGGACACAACTTCCTGAGCTGTGAGACCAGCTGAGCTGCGCCCAGGCTCGTGCCACCGAGCTCGAAGAAATTCGATTCTGCCGAAGGTGAAACTCCAAGAACACGACGCCATTGTTCGCTCAGTCTTCCCATCGTCCCGTCGGCCGGTGTGGAGTCTCCGCCCATCATTGATGCTGGCAATGGCCATGGCAATGCTTTTCGATCGACCTTGCCGGACGTTCGCACTGGAATCGAATCCACTGGCACGATCACAGGTATGAGACTAGGAGGCAGCATGCTTTGCAGCAAATCTCGATCCTTTGTCTCAGGTTCGCGAGTCCGAACGACATATCCCACTAGCACTTGTGTACCCATTTCCGTCTTTTGCAGGGCGCAGGCAGCACCGCTGACTCCGGGAAGCTTCAACAACGCGGCGTCAATCTCACCGAGCTCGATCCGCCGGCCGCCAAACTTGATCTGCTCGTCGTTCCggccgacgaagaagagtcCTTCGCGTTCTGCGCGCACCAAATCACCGCTGTGATATCCTCGTTCGCCTGAGAAATCAGGGACCGACTTGAACTTTGCTCTGTCCTTTTCGAGGTCCAGGTAACGAGCCATGCCTACTCCACCGATGACGAGCTCTCCCTCTTCACCCCATCGCACAGCGTTCCCATCTGCACCGACTACTGCCAGTCTCCAGCCAGCGAGAGGGAGACCAATGGCCACAGGCTGTTTCGATCGGATCCGAGCACCACAGGACACTACTGTTGCTTCTGTTGGTCCGTATGTGTTCCAAACGGCGTCCACGTTCCTCGCAAGACGATCTGCCAGCTCAGGCGGGCATGCCTCACCACCGAGAATCAGCAATCGAATGTTGCTCAGCGCTTCCGCCGGCCACATAGCCGCCAGAGTCGGTACCGTAGACACCACGGTGATGTTCTGGGCAGAGAGAAACTTGCCAAGGTCTGCTCCAGCTTTGACTAGAGATCGCGCGGCCGGCACTAGACATGCACCATGTGCCCAGGCCAGCCACATTTCCTCGCAAGACGCATCGAAAGCTACAGACAGCCCAGCAAGTACTCGGTCTCCCGGTGCTAGCGGTGCCTTGGGTAGAAATAGTCGTGTCTCTGCGTCGACGAATGCGGCTGCACTTCGATGTGTCACAGCTACACCCTTTGGCTTCCCTGTCGATCCTGAAGTGAAGATGATCCAAGCGTCGTCTTCGATGGCGGGTCTGTTTTCCGGGCCTTCGCTCCTTCGACTTGGAAGCTTCGAGTCGATGCCATTGTCGCTTAGAACCGCAGACACACCAGCCTCAGACCACACCAAGTCTGCTCGTGCGTCCGGATCGTCAACGTCGACTGGAACGTACGCAGCTCCAGCAAATAACACGCCGAGGATGCTTACGTACAAGTCCAGAGTTCCAGAGGTCAACCGCACGCCTACACGATCGCCGGCAACGACACCCGCTTCTCGTAGGGCCTTGACTTTGAGGTCAATGGAGTCCGATAGCTCGGCATAGCTGAGGCGGGAAGTGCCATTGTCGATTGCAAGTGTATCTGGATGCCGTGTGATGGTCGCTTTCAAGAGGTCGACTAACGTCCGGGCTGATGCTGGCTCTTCGTATGGGTATATGGCGAGGTCATCGGACAAGGAGAGCTTGTACGGTAGCGAAAGCTCTGAGGTGTTGGCGGTGAGGGTGCGAGGTGTGAGGCCCGCAACAGTCGAATTGGCCCTCGAATTGCTGCCGACAGGAGTGGCTGTCCCTGAGCGTATTGAACCCATACTTGTTGGAAACGTACAACCCCGCAACCTGAAAATACAAGTGAGTATCTGAGATGGGCCGGTGGAAACATAGCAGGATGCGGCTACATCTTTAACAACACGCTACGGAACAATACCGCCTGAGGCTCACGTACGGTGGAACATCCGTTGATCTTCCACTCAGGTCGTTGCCTTGAGCACGCCCGTGTTCgaaccaacaacaacacctccgcgATCCACCCGCCTCGTACAAGCCGCGGAGAAGGGGAGGCACTGCACTCCCCTAAACGTTCCAGCAGGCCGGGATCCGACACGCATTGAGGTATGTGCGGTGGCGCCATTTCGCGATCTCGACCCTCTATAGCGGGATCGGAACTGTCACTTTTGGATCGACGAGCTATGATCCACTGTGATCCGCTATACCGATGTGAACAAGCCGAAGACGCGCTGGTCGTCGAAGGTCGGAAACTCAAATCGATCGAATGGCGGAATGAGACTAATGAACGAGACTGACGTTCCTTCATATAGGGAAGACTTTTGATCATCTTTGATTGAATCACCAATGGGGTTGTCGATGTGGAAGTCGCATTTTCGGTCGACTTGTGTGTTCACTGAGCATTGTGTTGTTGCACTGGATGGCAGTCCGGAACAGACATTGCATCGGCACATGCACATGGAGCGCTCAATTGGCCCGCGAGGGTCCTGCGCTTGTCAGGTTGTTGTGCTGTGTCGCTCAGGTAGTACGCGCGGCCCTGCGCAGTCGCTCTCACATGTGCCCCTTTGCAGCTTATACAGTGGATCGGCACGACTGCCGGCACCCTAAGGTTCGGTAAGTCACGACGCTACGGAAGTTCGAGACTGCGTACTCGAATTTGTATGCGGCATTTTGGCCCAGTGACAACGACATCGCCCACGCGACATCGCCCACGCAAAATGACCCGAAAATGAGGAATTCTTCCACAACGGCGCAATGCGGTGCGATGCATCAAAGACCAAGTCGACAGTTCTACAACGCTCTGCCGTATCCAACTGCGTAGACCAGTATGCCGAGTATGAAGccttcgacgagctcgagCGAAGCAGTTCACATGTGGTTTCCTTATTGGGCCAGGGCCGACAACACCATTGGCTTGCAACCTACAGAGACTTCCGAAACGTCGGCTGTCCTTTGCTTTCACGCACTACACGGATTCGCTGTCGATCGTGCCTGACATCCAGTAAGGAGAATATGCATACGCTACCTCCTACCTCCTAGTTAGAAGCGCACCGCAGATCTTGTGGGCATTGAGTAGATCTTTCGAGGCCGACTCTCGGATTTCCTCGAGCTGAAGCTCCAGTAACGTCACGGTGGTCGTCCCAGGTCATTCCATTAGATCTCCTCTTATACACATACACATACAAAGCAAAAGCACGCAGAGAACGCAGAAGTGTGACCACCATTACCCGGAAGTCGGCAAAGACCAACCACGGTCCACAGGAGTGGAACTGTTAAACTGTCGATCGTGCTTGTTTGCAAAGCTTGTGCAATTCAAGAGTTGTGGACCCTGTGCGTTGTTTTCTCAAATTCTTCTCCTGATCCCCAGGACATGACGTGTGCATGAACCATTCTTCGCGAATATCACTCATCGCGCGACCGTACAGGCGTACTCGGTGCGAGACACGCCGGCTTAGGGGATCAAGCGGCTGTGTGGATCATTCTGATTCATGAAGAGAGCGGTGAAGACTGCGCCTGCTCGAAGGACGAAAGGCCACAAAGGCCGCGTACCACAAGAGAAAGATTCGCACTGAAACAGCGGTAGCCTTTCCAGTACCGTTGACGCGCGGAGTCAGGCAGAGTCAGACAACGGGAAAACTCCCTCACACCTGGAATGCAACATCAATTAAAAGCCAACATGTGTTGATTCTGTTGAAAGCGAGGCGCTCGTCTGGAACATTGTCTGGCTCCCGTGGCTGAGGATCTACACACGCCGCATTTTTGGCCTTTCTTCCGCAATTCAACATCATGCAATCCTTCATCTTTCTCTTGCTTACACTAACATCAGCGCAAGTGATGGCGAAGCGGCAACGTCCTCAAGCCATCGTATACCGCGGGCCAGCCGCTTCCGAAGGCCTGCCCGAGTCCGTGGCGTACCTTCTACAAAGTTCTCCACGAAACTTTGAGGTCAGATATGCAGGTCCCAATGAAGACCTCTCCATTTCTGCCGAGACTCTGCGTGATATATCGCTGTACGCACAACCAGGTGGCCCAGGTACGCACCACTTCGAGGGCTCCAATATCGCACGATCCTCATAGTAACAATTTGAAGATGTCGACGAAGCCTGGGATGAGCTCGAACCCTTTGCCACTCCAATCCGCGACTTCGTAGCAGGCGGTGGCCGGTACCTTGGTTTCTGTCTGGGCGCATATCTCGCTGGGCATTCTCCTGGACTCAACCTAGTACCGAAGAATACAGACGTCGGTTCCGAGATTGAGCAAAATGATGCCCAGATCACAGATGATAAAGATTCGATCATTCAGATCGACTGGACCTACTCATCGGGAGAAAAGGCTGGTCAGACGGTAAACAACACATGGATCTACTTCCAAGAAGGTGCCGTCATGGAGAACTTCAAGCCTGACAACACGACATTCATCCTCGGACGGTACTCGAAGAATGGCGATGTGGCTGCGTCGGTAAGCCAGTACGGAAAGGGTTGGGTTGGGCTGATCGGGCCTCATCCGGAGGCGGATCAGACTTGGTGTAAGTGGTGGTATTAGCAGCGTTGAGGGCCGTCGCAGTCGCTGACCTGTACCACAGTCGACGAATATGACCTCGACCATCCAGATGGTAAGACACACCCGGCAGATTTGGCGTCTGGGCTTGTACTGACCTTACACCAAGGCCTGAGATACGACATCGGCTACGACTTGATCGAGGCCACCATGAATGGAGGACCGCAGAAAAGCAACACGTCGCAGACACAAGGAGCATCCCCAACGCAAGATCAACCGCCAGGTCAGTCAAAGAGCGATCGCTGAGCTAGATTGTGCCGTTTGCTGACCAGCTTTTCAGCCCAATACACTTCGTACGCCAAGCCATCACCATGTCCTTCAAGACATTTGAACTGCTTCTGACAATGTCTAGGGGAGCTTCTCGGAGCACCGTCACTCTTGGGTCAGCAGCGATACTTCCTGCGCTCATGCTCTCAGCGTTAGTCTAGACTAATGACCCAAAAGAGGAGATACGAAGGCCGAGTGAATGGTACCATCCGTAGATCAATACGATGTGTTATCAGTATATGGCCCGCTTACCTTGATAATACTTATTTGGACAAGGATGGGCACTGAATTTGGCATGACTTCTTCTATATAAGAGGTAATCCAGGACTCTTCAACATAAAGGGCATGACACTCGCAATGAATGATGATTGAACGACAGCTCATGCATTACACTGAGTACCTTATGCAACGAAATTGGCAACCGTGCTTCTGGTGATGCTTCAGATGGTGTTGAGCCTCATGGACAAGGTCAGCAATGTTGTTGAGCATCATGTACCTTCACACGAGCGCAACAACATCCCAGTCTGAGTATCAGCTCAGGTAGTCTCCTCGCCAccagccttctccttctccttctcctgcgccctctcctccaacccatCCACACCCTGCCCCCAAGTCCCAGCTCTCTTCCCCGGCCACTTCGTTGTACCCCAGAAATGCACCCACCCAACCTTCCTCGGCTTCTCCTCCGTACCATCACCTCTTGCAAATCCTCGTTTCTCCTCTTCAAACTTCTTGAAGCTCTCCGCAGGTCTCGAAGTATCCTGCTCCGCACCACCCATCATGATTTCCGACGCTCTATCCGCTTGAACACCTTGACTATCCGAGGAGGCAAGTTGAGCCGCTCTCTCCCAACCTCTGACCTCAGCCGGCGTAGGTCTCCACCAGCCTTCCTCCTGTCTCGCCCACCATTTCGCGCTGCACATCTCCCACAGCCGACTTTGAGCACGTTTGTACGCAAAGCGCTCATCTTCGCCGGTGAACTTACTTGTGTTTTGAAAGTTCGGTCGACCGGACGTGTGTCTTACTTCGTCCGGATCGATCGGCCCACGCTGTAATTCCGCATCTGTGACGCCAAATGATCGACCGAAAGGGTTCTTTTCCGAACCACCCTTCGCACCTCGAGACATTGGCGGTGCGTCATCTTCGAGTGAGTCCGCGCGCAGAAGACCGGAGAGACGGGCGTGGGTGTAGTCGGGTTCGTGAGTCGGTTCAGCGTAGTTCGGGTTCTCAGTGAGGATGTTCGGACGAAAGGGCGCTGTAGCATCTTGATAGACTTCGGACAGAGTCTCAGAGTAGACTGAGTCGCCTCCGTCTTCCGTCCCCTTTTGCTTCTCCTCAGGGAAGAAGATGTCATCTGGTCCGGCTGCTGCGGTGACGAGCAGTTTGCAGCGACATTCGTAGAGTGCGTCGAGTAATGTGATGAGGCGGCGGGCTTCGTTTTTGAGTTTCCAGTCGAGGATTGGGACGTCGGTGAGGATAAAGGTGGAGTATGTTGATGCGAGGGAGATGTAGTCGGCGGGACCGAGGGCTTTCTTGCAGAGTTCGTCAAAGGTCCATTTGGTGATGTCTTGGTATGATCGTGGAATGGCAATTGTTCGGCCGTAGACGTTCATCGCGGCAGGTTGCCATGGGATCGCAGCAATGGAAGAGTCGTGGTTGAGCGTGGCAAGGACAGTGCCGTCAACCTCTTGTGCGCTCGTTTCGGAATTCGTGTCCATGATGTAGTGCCGTGGCATCGTCACCGCGacttgctcctcctcctcgtttTTCCCAACTTCTCCCGCCAGCACGTCCTCCGCCAACACATCGTCCGTGTCGAAATCTTCCAAGTCGATACCCTTCACCGGCGCAACACTCCCACTCTCCACTCTCCTATAATCCCTCCgactctccacctcccaaaCCTCACACCTCGCCCGCAAAACTTCCAAAAATGCCGCAAACTCATTGTAAGCACTATGCCGTCCACCACCTGTATTCCTCCTCAGTCCAAAACCCCACCCAAACGTCCTCTGTGGCGCCGGCGCAAATCCAACTCCCGCAGCCTTTGCCAATTCCTCCGGCATGCGATTACTCGTTGCGACCAAGACTCCGCCCAGCTGAAAGAACCCCGTCATCAAACCAGTGAGCAATTTCGACGCTACTCGATCCGGCATTTGAAACTCATCCAGGAACAAAATCGGCGAAGTCTGCACCATCTCTTTGGCCAGCCACAGTAAAGAATGCTCATCGTCCGTGCCGAATGCACTAACTCCTCCCACTAAAGCATTTCGTGCCCGCGAAGTCCGTAAAGCCTCTAATTTAGCAAACGTCTCCAGCATAAAAGTGTTGAAATGCGTCCGGCGTTTCTTCCGGTTGGGCAGACAGTCCGCGAATAGATCGATCAGCATAGATTTACCAGTGCCGACCTCGCCGTGCAGCATAAGTCCTTTCGGAGAGTCGAGATTCAAGGCGGATTCGTGGGAGGTGAGCCGGCGGGTCAAGGATAAAGTATCCCGAGGTAATGACGAGGGAAGATACGATCGCCATGTTCGCcttggcggaggagacgaagatgagcCGCGGGAATGTTGTAGATGTGAAAGAGATCGGGAGATCTGGTCAAGTTTATGCGAGTACTCCTGTTCAGGTTCGTAGTCTTTCAGGCGGTCGTAGAGTTTTGATAGATGTATTGCGAGGCGATGTTGTGCCTATATGTGGCCCGTTAGTATTCTGTCGAATGCGAGAGCAAGCTGATATTCGTACGGGATCTGGACTGATGACTTTCGTTGCGACCAAAGCGCGGTATTTGACCAAGGGATTGGTGATGGCGAGACCAGTCGCCGTGCTGACGGACATTCTCACATGGCAGGACGAGAACTTAGTCAGTCGCGATCTCTATCTCTATCAGTTTCTCAAGATACCCAAAGAAATAAATGACATTGACATGAGGTTGAAGCGTAACGTGAGGTCGCTGTGCTATATCGACGCTGATGACGTAAACGAGGAATCTGGaccgtctccttcttcaatcCTCGGCTCAGAAATGAACATCAAAACATCGATACTGTGAGAACACCTTGTTCTAGCATGAGTGAGCTCCTCGAATATGGCCTGCGATTTGGATGGAAGCCGCACGTGGAATGGAAGGTCCGACAGTCGTAAAACTGGAGCATGGTCGTCTTCGATATCTGCATTAATTAAAGTATATATACACTGAATTCGCAATAATAAGCACATACGACCACAGATAGATGAAAAATCGGCTTCCTGTCGAGAGTAACGACGGGTGCCATGCGAGTTGTCGGGCGCTCGACATGTGAACCCTGCCTCATTCGCCAGACCCGGTATTTCAAACTGTCCTGTTCGCTGACCCCGATCGATCGAGGCCAAATAGCCGGGTTGCAGTTGGCACAGAGACATGCTGGCTTCAGCAAACTACTTTGGGTGTCAAGGTTCATCCCATACCGAAGGAGGTCTAGAACTAATGGCCGTCTGGACAATCCGTTCAGTCCCACGATGGTCCTATCTTATGTGGATTAGAACCGCTCTGTGCACTTCTTCTCGCCGCAGGCTCGAGTCTTCGGCGACGCGACAACGCTAACTACGGGCGCTAAGAATTCAGCTAATTAAACGCCGTGTGTAAGGAAAGTGCACAGAGGGTCTAAGCTAGTTTCGACATGTTTGTTAGGGCGCAGCGCAATTTTTTAACTAGACAAAGTACTAAACGCGCGTTTATTAAACAGCCTCGTAACTTTCTACGGTCGTttctactatatagctattaaacaGCGCATTCTATATACCTGCTATTTTTTATCTAAGAAAATTCGTTGCAATCGCGTAAAAACGcgctagtatattatatactacttaAGTATTTTCTATACCGGACACGTTGCGTATTTTGCCTTCGACGGCGATAGCGAGGTATTAATACTAGATATTGTACTGTCCGTAAGTAGGACGCGAGATATAGAGTATCTCGCGGCCCTCGAAGTATCCGTATCTCGATAGCTCTTTTAGCGCGAAAATCGCGATTTTTTTTTAAAATTTTCAAAATTCTTTCGAGAAAATACGCTTAGAGGGAAAACGAGGATCGCAACGGGGCGCGCCGAGCAAAGAGGCAGCGGCGTTAAAAAAGTCAAAGATATATATAAAAAGGAAATTCTAGATTTCTTACCGTAGGGATCGATATTAAACCGTCGTATTGTCGAGGTATTCGTATTTTCGTACTTAAATTCGGCTTAAAATAGCGCttagatagctaaagtgtGCAAAACTAGCTTAGACCCTATATAGAGTCTTCTTTCTTATAGTCCGTGCACTCTTCTACCCGCAACTTAAAACAAGATAAAGACTCTGTATAGCGGTTCTGATCCACATAAGATAGCGATGGTCCAGGTTAAGGAGAACTAAGTTGAGGCCTAGGACATGGGTGTCGGTCATCCGTCGTGAGGAGCTCCTCACACTGGCTACGTGGGATGGCCAA
It encodes the following:
- a CDS encoding Non-ribosomal peptide synthetase-like protein (Putative non-ribosomal peptide synthethase gene. High hits with bacterial peptide synthetases involved in o.a. pyoverdine biosynthesis.), which encodes MGSIRSGTATPVGSNSRANSTVAGLTPRTLTANTSELSLPYKLSLSDDLAIYPYEEPASARTLVDLLKATITRHPDTLAIDNGTSRLSYAELSDSIDLKVKALREAGVVAGDRVGVRLTSGTLDLYVSILGVLFAGAAYVPVDVDDPDARADLVWSEAGVSAVLSDNGIDSKLPSRRSEGPENRPAIEDDAWIIFTSGSTGKPKGVAVTHRSAAAFVDAETRLFLPKAPLAPGDRNITVVSTVPTLAAMWPAEALSNIRLLILGGEACPPELADRLARNVDAVWNTYGPTEATVVSCGARIRSKQPVAIGLPLAGWRLAVVGADGNAVRWGEEGELVIGGVGMARYLDLEKDRAKFKSVPDFSGERGYHSGDLVRAEREGLFFVGRNDEQIKFGGRRIELGEIDAALLKLPGVSGAACALQKTEMGTQVLVGYVVRTREPETKDRDLLQSMLPPSLIPVIVPVDSIPVRTSGKVDRKALPWPLPASMMGGDSTPADGTMGRLSEQWRRVLGVSPSAESNFFELGGTSLGAAQLVSQLRKLCPAMSVADIYERPTLEAMSARLDELTGPMQETRQVKPVPWWTFLLQLPFLFVLLIFEGFRGVSILLLTKKFSNLRLPADSWAAQHNVDWAVGIVLYILFITVPGRMLVTVLLVRPLTLGLSPGTYARGGLTHIRLWAAERIVATGRLQNIAGTFWARLYARMLGCRVEERVQMHALPPVTGLGTFSRGAVVEPEADIAGWWLDGDMLHIGSITLGQGSRVGTRAMLMPDTILAPLADVQPGTCAQGMVDAPPGAIPTDLSAELPREPFFTGLRHTMTLLLLDALVVIMVLPIFGLAAAVTPDWGNFRQLNLGFIIMALPGTVVGLVIYATSVVLLVRLASLAMTPGTHSWHSRAAWAAWLTRVLMLDARTILFPLYASLATPVWLRLLGARIGHNVEISTVVPIPCLLRVHDNAFLADDVLVSPYELQSGGIVLGTTTIGEKTFIGNTGLVKSGTNVPERVLIGVHGTAPDEAQMSPGSSWLGRPPISLPRQAESCVDSKLTFNPPLRLKIARASVEVWRLLPLLFLGMLTTLVSLGNLYMLVKHGVGWAILASGGFVLAAALIACIITTAAKWIITPFVGAGQQNPLWSHFVWRNELSDTFVQSLVVPFIDKFYGTPVLSLWMRTLGAKIGRGVWLESHLLPEADLVTLGAGVSINRQSLLQTHLFHDRLLRLDRVCLQAGATLGPNSMALPGTDIGCGVTIGPKSLVMRGEHLPAGTCWLGNPVRPWARDSSETSSRKISVPSSNQSIESDFSEKHFGKDLEKQDV
- the BPL gene encoding biotin protein ligase (biotin-[acetyl-CoA-carboxylase] ligase, putative. Biotin:apoprotein ligase. Acidic (pI 4.38), small (282aa) protein containing GATase1(glutamine amidotransferase)- ScBLP_(biotin-apoprotein ligase)like domains. Covalently modifies proteins with the addition of biotin, required for acetyl-CoA carboxylase (Acc1p) holoenzyme formation.. ...): MQSFIFLLLTLTSAQVMAKRQRPQAIVYRGPAASEGLPESVAYLLQSSPRNFEVRYAGPNEDLSISAETLRDISLYAQPGGPDVDEAWDELEPFATPIRDFVAGGGRYLGFCLGAYLAGHSPGLNLVPKNTDVGSEIEQNDAQITDDKDSIIQIDWTYSSGEKAGQTVNNTWIYFQEGAVMENFKPDNTTFILGRYSKNGDVAASVSQYGKGWVGLIGPHPEADQTWFDEYDLDHPDGLRYDIGYDLIEATMNGGPQKSNTSQTQGASPTQDQPPAQYTSGASRSTVTLGSAAILPALMLSALV